The Accipiter gentilis chromosome Z, bAccGen1.1, whole genome shotgun sequence DNA window GGGCTTTGCCACAGGCAGCCGTGGGAGATTTAAACGGCCCTGAGGAGCGCTGGCGACCAGGAGCGTGGCGTGGACAGTTTGTGCAGTACCCCCTCCACCCTTCCCAGGTCAGGAAGGCTACTCGGCAGTGGGCATGGGCCCAGAGGGAGACCCTGGTATGGCTGCCACTCGGGGGAAAGCtgttgttaggaaaaatgtggcaacgCAGACAGCGCTCCCATGTAAatgtgcagctgtccaggtctctggcttcagggagtgcctgagtctttCACTGATgtcggagggcagcggggacacctcttgtgtgagatgtgaccaggtagatgatctgctcagccaggtggcagagctgaaggaggcagtggaaaggttgaggagtatcaaggagtgtgagagggagatagattggaggacccacaccctaccatccctgaggcagaggcagcagatggaggatCCACAAGAaacggaggttcccctgccctcttgccaccaggcaggagaggacctaagagatggaggggaatggatacaggtccctgctcagggaggcaggtgaatcccctcccagtctctgtcaccttcccagttgcccctacacaacaggtatggggcacTGGAACTTGAGGActaggtcaatgaagatcagggtgtaggtgaagccctatccagggaggtgcctaggctcagtcgggcagccccacgcattctcacagcctctgaaaaaagaaaaaggagggtaattgttgtaggcgactcccttctgagggggacagagggcccaatgtGGAGTCCtcacccatcccacagggaagcctgctgcctccctggggcctggttgaaagacattaccagggaactcccgggtctggttcagacctctgattattacacattgctggttgtgcaagttggcagtgatgagattgcagagagaaatccaaaggcaatcaaaagggacttcagggcactggggtgattagtggaaggattgggagcacaggtagtgttttcctcaatcccttcagtggcagggaaattcactggaaggaacaggaaaacacacctggttaatacatggctcagaggctggtgccatcagtggcattTTGGGTTTATTTGATCAcagggaggtttacacggcactgggcttgctagcaacagatggtACCCAGCTATCTctaaggggtaaaagaatcctcgctcgtgagacggcggggctcatagagagggctttaaactaggtttgaagggcgTAAGGGATAAAACtgggtgcaccagagatgagcctgggggcagcgtgccaatgttaggggtggattcaataggccagctcaaatgcatctctGCCAGTGCATGCAGCACaagcaataaacaggaggagctggaagccatcgtgcagcaggatagatatgacttagttgccgTCATGGAAACATGGCGGGACGACTCCTGTGACGGGAGTGCTGCactggatggctataagctcttcagaagggataggcaaggtagaagaggtggtggggtggctctctatgttagggagggtttggactgtacagagctacatgattgtgatgacaaggtggggtgcttatgggtgaggatgagagggaaggcagatattgtgctgggagtctgttatagaccacccaccatgttgaagagacagatcaatcattctacaagcggctggcagtagtctcagaatcatgtgcccttgtcctcatgggggacttcaactttccagacatctgctggaaatacaacacagcagagagtaaacaacCTAGGAGGATCCTGGTGTGTGTGGAaaagaacttcctgacacagctggtgggtgagccaaccaggggaggacacttgctagatctactgtttatgaacagggaaggactggaggGACGTGTGTTGGtcggaggctgtcttgggcttagaggccatgaaatgatagaattctcaattcttagtgaggcaaggaagggggttagcaaaactaccgctatggacttccagagggcaaactttggcccctttgaggcactggttgagagagtcccttgggagatggtcctgaagggcaaaggggtccaggagggacggacgttctctaagaaggaaatcttaatggctcaggaccaggctattcccatgtgctgccaAGTTGAACCGCTGAGGAAAacaaccagcctggctgaacagggagcttttgctaggagtcaggaaaaaaaggggagtttatcgtctctggaagaaagggcgggcgacctgggaggagtacagggatcttgttaggtgatgcagagaggaaattagaaaggcaaaagctcagctagaactaaacctggccactgttgtaagagacaacaaaaaatgtttttacaaatatgttaacagtaaaaagaatcccaaggagaatagcTATCCTtcaatggatacagaagggaacgttgccaccagagatgaggaaaaggctgaggtacttaatgccgcctttgcctcagtctttaatagagagatcagttatcctcagggtactctgcctcctgagctggaaggtgacgATGAAAAGCAGAATATACCCACCcttaatccgggaggaaatagttagtgacctactacgccatctggacactcacgaatctatgggaccagatggaatccacccaagagtactgagggaactggcagaggtgcttgccaagctgctctccatcatctatcggCAATCCTGATCAaagggggaggtcccagaggactggaggcttgccggtgtgacaCCCATTTatgagaagggtcggagggaggatccggggaactacgggcctgtcagcctgacctcggtactggggaagattatggaacggtttgtcttgagagcgctcacatggcaaatctgggacaagcaggggattgggcccggtcagcgtgggtttatgaaaggcaggtcctgtttgaccaacctgatctctttctatgaccaggtgacccgcctagtgggtgagggaaaagctgtggatgttgtctaccttgacttcagcgaggcctttgacactgtctctcatagcatattccttgagaagctggcgtctcatagcttggacaagtgtactcttcactgggtgaaaaactggctggatggacgagcccagaggattgtggtgaatggggtgaaatccagttggtggcgtgtcacaagtggtgttccccagggctcagtgttgggccctgttctgtttaatatctttatcgatgatttggatgaggggatcgagtgcaccctcagcgagtctgcagacgacaccaagttgggaggcagggctgatatgcttgagggtagggagggtCTACAGActgatctggacaggctggatggatgggccgaggccaatcgtgtgaagttcaacaaggccaaatgccgggtcctgcacttgggtcacagcaaccccatgcaacgctacagtcTTGGGGAggagctgcccggcagagaaagacctgggggtgctggttgacagccggctgaatatgagccagcggtgtgcccaggtggccaggaaggccaacggcatcccggcctgtatcagaaatagcgtggccagcaggagcagggaagtgattgctcccctgtatttggcaccggtgaggccgcaccttgactactgcgttcagttttgggcccctcactacaggaaagacattgagttgctggaacgtgtccagagaaaggcaacaaagctggtgaggggcctggagcacaagtcttatgaggagcagctgaaggagctggggatgtttagtctggagaaaaggaggctgaggggagacctcatcgctctctacaactacctgaaagggggttgtagtcaggtgggtgctggtctcttctgtcaggcgGCTGGAGGTAGGActagaggaaatggcctcaagttgcggcaagggaggcttaggttggatattaggaaaaatttctctactgagagggttgtcaggcattggaacaggctgcccagggaagcggttgagtcaccatccctggaggtgttcaaaaagcgcgtagacgaGGCGctccaggacatggtttagtgggcacgggtGACGCCTGCACTCGATGGTCTCGAAGGTCTTTCCCGACCTAAACGACCCCCTGACTCCATGACTCCATACCGGCCCCCACGCCGTCCCCCACGCCccgccccctgcagcccctggcagcCCCCCTGGCGCCGCCAttggccgccccggccccgccccgccccttcaGGCCCCGCCCCGcagtccccctccccagccccctctaCCCCTCCGGGCGGgtcgcgcatgcgcgctgcgcctagCCCAGCCCGCCGGCCGCGTCCCCAGCAGGtaccgggcggggggggggacggacgcgACCGGGGGGAACCGGGGTGGGGGGCCGggacccctgcccctgcccctgcccctgccccagcccaccgcACCCCACCCCATCCTGGTACCGCCagcccggtcccggccccggcgcATCACCGCGCCCCGGCCTGGGCCCGGTGCGGCCCCCCCGCCCGGTGCCCCCGCCCCATCTTGGTGCCGCGGGCCCGGTCGCCACCCGCATCCCACTATCGCCATCCCAGTACCCCCATTCCAGTATCCCATTCCCACCCCCGTATCCTCATCCCTGTATCCCCgtatcccatccccatcccagtatCCCCATTCCTATATCCCATCCCTgtatcccatccccatcccagtatTCCCATCTCTCTATCCCATCTTCATCCCAGTGTTCTCATCCCTGTGTACCCATCTCCATGTCCCATCCCTGTATCCCATCCCCATCCTAGTATCTCCAACCCAGTATCCCCACCCCAGTATCCCATCCCCATCCTAGTATCCCATCCCagcatcccatccccatcccagtacCCCCATCCCAGTACCTCCATCCCaacatcccatccccatcccagtatCCCCTTCCCTGTATACCCATCCCTgtatcccatccccatcccagtatCCTCATCCCAGTATCCCCACCCCAGTATCCCCATGCCAGTATCCCATCCCAGTACCCCCCCGGTGGGCCCGGCCATTCCGCCCACCTTCTGtacccccttgccccccccatGCCAGGAGAAGGGGGGGGATGTTGACACCCGCAAAAGCCACcaacccccggtgctgctccccctcccatcacccccctcccccctcaggCTGTTGCCATGACAAAGGAGCATGGGGGGGACCCCCCAGTGGGGGGGGCACCGACCcccgacccccccagccccatggtgGAGCGACGCAAGAAGCCGATGGTGCAccccgctgcccccgcccccttGCCCAAGGACTatggtgagacccccccccaccctaaGACCCCCCCCAGCTCATCACAGGTGTCCCCAGGGGACCCCATAGGGacacatccaaaaaaaaaaaaagctgggggaggggggacgcTGGGAGGGGACCCAAGTGGCGATTCTCTGATGGCTGATATTGGGTTGAGCAATGGGGGGGACCTGacactcccctctcccccccaaccTCGGGGGACAGGAACCCTCCCCAGGGAACAGGGGaccccatggggacagggactccccaccccccaaaaaaaggcatGCATGGGAGAGGGTCCCAAGTGGGAATTTGGGGGTTCTCTGATGCCTGCTATGGGGTTGTACATTGCTTGGTGTCCCCCTCCTTTGTGGACAGTGACACCCCCCCATGGGGACAGAGTCACCCCTCCCCCTCTTTGTCACAGAGACTCCCTCCATGGCAGGTGACCCCCATGGGGTGGGCACTGGGGCCCCAAGTGGGGATTCTCCAATGGCTGATATGCGATTTGTGCACCACGGGGTGCCCCTTCACACACACATCCTCCTTTTGTCCCCCACCTCCTTGTGTCCACCCCCCCAGCCTTCACCTTCTTCGACCCGAACGACGCAGCGTGCCGGGAGATCCTGCTGGACCCTCGCACCACTGTGCCCCAGCTCTTCGCCATCCTGCGCCAGTGGGTGCCCCAAGTGCAGCACAGCGTTGATGTCATCGGCAATGAGGTGGGGGGGAGTGGGTCAGGGTGCTGgagaggggggctggggggtccggGTGTCATGGTGGGGTCAGGATGCTGGGGGAGccgtgggggcagggggaaagctATGAGGTGCCatggggagtgtgggggggtaactcggagcactgggagggggactggggaGGACTGGGAGCCTGAGGGAGGCTACTGGGAggtcactgggagcactgggaggggaactGGGAGCTCTAGGGAGGATACTAGGAAATAACTGGGAGCACTGTGAGGGGAAATGGGAAGGAGCTGGGAGCCCGTGGGAGGGTACTAGGAGgtaactgggagcactggggacatGACTGAGTGCCCCAGGAGAGTTAGTGGGGGGTGACTGGGAGCCCGGGGGGGGTAACTGGGAGGAACTAGTGTGTAACTGATGTGACTGGGCAGATCCTGCGCCGCGGGTGCCACGTGAATGACCGGGATGGACTGACAGACATGACGCTGCTGCACTATGCCTGCAAGGCCGGCGCCCACGGCGTGGGTGGGTGGGACGGGGGGTCCCCgcatcccccatgtccccagtatcccccagtccTGGTGTCCCCACAGTGGCAGTGTCCCCATATTCCCAACATTCCCAGTCCCAGTGTCTCCACACTGGCAGTGTCCCTATGTCGCCAGCATCCCCAGTCCCACTGTCTGTATGACCCCATGCCTgcactccccaccacccccagtgccctcccctccccgctaGGGCAGCACCAtctcccacagccccagccccacggcgGATGCCCCCTGGGTGACGTGCCCATCCCCATGCTGGGTGTCACTGACTCCCAGGGGACCCAGCGGCGGCTGTGCGTCTGTCCACACGGCTGCTGGCGCTGGGGGGGGACGTGACACTGCGGAGCCGCTGGACCCACATGAACGCCCTCCACTACGCCGCCTACTTCGATGTCCCCGAGCTCATCCGCACCCTCCTGCGGGCGGCAGCCCCCCGAGGTGAGGGGTCCCCCCACAACAGGGTCCcttgggggcaggagggaagagcaTTGGGCTCCCCTAGAGGAAGGACACTGGGGTCCCTTGGGAGGCAGGACACTGGGGTCCCAGGGGAGCAGGACATTGGGGACACTGGGGAAAGGACACTGGGGTTCCAGGGgaaggacatgggggtcccaggggtgcaGGACATTGGGGTCCTCAGGGGCAGGATGCTGGGGTCCCTTGGGGGCCAGGAGATTGGGGTCCCAGGGGATAAGGACACTGGGGTCCCCTGGGGAAAGGACATTGGTGTTCCCAGGGGAGCAGAACACTGGGGTCCCTTGGGAGCAGGACACTGGGGTCCCAGGGGATAAGGACACTGGGATCCCTGGAGAAAAGAGcattggggtccctgaggggaaAGACACTGGGGTCCCCAGGAGGCAGGACATCGGGATCCCTTGGGGAAAGGACACTGGGGTCCCTTGGGGGAAGGACATCGGGGTCTCTAGGGGAGCAGGATATTGGGGTTCCAGGGGCACAGAACATTGGGGTCCTCAGGGGCAGGACATTGGGGTCCCGGGAGGGAAGAACACTGGGGTCCTCTGGGCTGCAGGACATGGGTGTCCCCAGGGCCAGGACAATGGGGTCCCCAGTGGGGGTTGGGACACTGCAGTCCCATAGGACAGGATGCCGGTGTCCTTGGGGCTGGGAGCCCGGGTTCCCCCCGCAGCCACCCCTCCTCTCTCTCCGGGGTgggctgtgcctcagtttccccccacAGTGCTGCACTCGACCTGCAGCGACTTCAGCCATGGGACGGCACTGCACATTGCTGCCTCCAACCTCTGCCTGGGGGCTGTGCGTTGCCTGCTGGAGCACGGGGCTGATCCTGCCCTCCGGGTACCgcgggggttggggggagcatcagggggatggggggggattgGGGTGACTGGGAGGgattggggttttgggggagtaATGGTGTATTGAGATGTTGTGGGGGATTGGGAGGGATTGGGGTAGTGGGGGGGAGATTGGGATGGGGTTAGGGGATGCTGGGGGTGGGGACTGGGATGTTGGGAGTATTGAGGAGTGTTGGGGGGGATTGGGGTACTGGAGGGATTGGGAGGGATTGGAGTATTGACATACTGGGGGGATTGGGAGGGGTTGGAGTATTGGGGGTGTAATGGGGTACTGGGGGATTGGGAGGGATTGGGGGGTTGAGGGTTGTTGGGGCATATTGAGTTATTGGGAGGATTAGGAGGGATTGGGGTACTGGGGGGTATTGAGGGGTGTTGGGGGGACTGGGGTACTGGGGATTGTTGGGGTGTATTGGGAGGGATTGGGGTATTGGGGGTGTAATGGGGTATTGAGGTGTATTGGGGGGATTGGGAGGGATTGGGGTACAGGGGGGGTATTAAGAGGGgtggagggactggggggggatTGGGAGGGATTGCTATACTGGGGGTATTGCAGCATTTTGGCATTATTGGGGGTTATTTGGGATATTGGGGGGTATTGGGATCCTGGGGCTTCTGAGGGGTATTAGGAGCATTGTGAGGGATTGGGGTATTGGGGAGctatttggggttttggtggtatTAGGAATATTCAGGCTATTGGCAGCAGGGGGGGATTGGGAGGGACTGGGGTATGGAGGGGTGTTGGGGGAATTAGGGGGGTTGAGGGGTATGGGGGCTTTTGGGGGTATTGGGCATACTGAGGGGTACTGGCATATCAGAGGCACTGGGGAATTGGGGAGTATTGGGGGGTATTGGGGCTGTtggaagaggctgggaggggttgggggggggattgggggtgaTTGGGAGGAATTGGGAGAGACTGGGGTATTGGAGGTACCGAGGAGTATTGGAGTTCTTGGGAGGTattgggggtactggggggtatTGGGACAGATTGGAGTTTTGAGAGGTATTAGGAATATTTGGGGTATTTGGGGCATGGGGTATTGGGGATATTGAGGGGGATTGGGAGGGATTAGGGGGGCTGGGGAGTATTGGGGAGCCTGAGGGCTATTGGGGTGTCAGAGCTCTTGAGGGTACAGAGGGTTATGGGGGGGCATGCGGGTACCAGCATTATTGTGGGCATCACATTATCGGGGGTTTCAGGGGGCTGTGATGGCACCCAGGGGTGTCAGGGTGCCACATGGGTGCCTTCTCCCACCAGTTACCCTCAAACAGACCCCCACCCTTTTTTTGGCTCacctcccccacccacccacagaacAGCAAGGGTCAGGTGGCGGCCGAGGTGGTGCCGGACCCTACAGACATGGCGCTGGACAAGGCAGAGGCGGCGCTGGCGGCGCGAGAGCTGCGACAGCTGCTGCTGGACGCCGTCCCCCTGAGCTGCAGCCTCCCCCGCGTCACCCTGCCCAACTACGACAACCTACCTGGGAACCTCATGCTGCTCTGCCTCGGCCTCCAGCTGGGTGACCGTGTCCGCGTCGACGGTGGAAAGGTGGGGGGGACGCAAGTGGGGATGTAGGGACAGGGCGGGGGGAGGACGGCACCCAAGCAGGGTGCAGGTAGCATCCATGCAATGGCAGGATGCTCTGCGTGGGGATGCAGGCATGGCGTAGGGGGAACTGGGCTCCAGAGTGGGTTTTGGGGTGAATAGATGGGGTTTCAGGGTGCACAGATTTGGAGGGGACTGGGGGTGTCCCAGGGGTGGTGGGGCGCAGCAGCACCCAagtggggtgcaggcagcacccaTGGAATGGGAGGATGCTCTGTGGGAATGCAGGTATGGCATGGGGGGAACTGGCGGTGAAAGGAGGGGTTTGTGGTGCATAATGGGGTTTTGGGGCAGATAGAGGTGGTTTAGGTTGCAGagatggttttgggggggtcccaggtgtgCAGGGGTGCAGCAACACCCAAGGGGGGGCACAGACAGGACCTGTGCAACCACAGGATGTTCTGCGTGGGGATGCAGGCATGGCATGGGAAGTATTTGGGATCAgaagtgggttttggggtgcacaGAAGGTTTTGGGGTGCACAGAGATGTTCCTGGGGTACATACgggtgctgggacccccaggggtgcagggacccggcagcacccagccccagcgCAGCCATCTGCTGCACCCTCCACATTGGAAGGGGAATAATgaagattttggggtgcaggagaGGATGTGGGGGGTGCAGGGGTCACCCAGGGCTGCCATGTCTTGTCCCCCCCAAGGTGGGGACCCTGCGTTTCTGCGGCACCACGGCGTTTGCCAGCGGGCAGTGGGCTGGAGTGGAGCTGGATGAGCCTGAGGGCAAGAATGACGGCAGCGTGGGGGGGGTCCGCTACTTCATCTGCCCCCCCAAACAGGGTagggacccccagggaccccagggGCAGCGGTACAGgacccagatgcctgggtcccttgaGGACACCCCTGGATGTCCTGGTCCCTCTGGGGATGGATGGTGGGACATTGTGGGGGGGAATCCCCTGGCAGGGGAGGGGGGCTTGGCTGGCTGGgaccctttttggggggggggggggggcggtgtcaaTTAGGCTCCTGTGTCCCTGGGATGTAGTGGGTTATAGTGGGTTACGCTGGTCTGTACTGGTGCATACAAGTCTGCCTGGATGGCTGGTACTGGTATACTGCATGGTAATAACCCACACTGGTGTGTACTGGTCCACACTGGTGTGTACTGGTCTGTACTGGTATGTGTACTGGTCCACACTGGTgtgtactggtccgtactggtgTGTGTACTGGTCCACACTGGTGTGTGTACTTGTTCATACTGGTGTGTACTGGTCTGTACTGGTGTGTGCACTGGTCCACACTGGTCTGTACTGGCACGTACTGGTCCACACTGGTGTGTGTACTGGTCACTACTGGTCCACACTATTGTGTACTGGTCCGCACTGCTGTGTgtactggtccatactggtctGACGTCACCCACCCGCAGGTGTCTTCGCCTCTGTCTCCAAGATCTCCAAGGCGGAGGAGCAGCCCCCAgcggcctcccccccccgcagccccccgggacccccagcccgAGCCCCCCACAAGGCCCGGAAGGACAAGAGAGGTACACCCTGCCCCGCTCTACCACACCCTGCCACGCCCCACACCCCGGGGCCCTGTCCGTTCCCCTCCGCCCCCTCACGCTCGCCCCATCCCGTTTACTCTGTGTTTCCCCTTGGCTCCGCCCCCTGCATGCTCATTGGAGGAGAGCAAGGAGCCTCAGGATTGGCTggctgggggcagggaatgtGAAACCCCGCCCACCCACAGAAGGGGGCGGAGTTCGGGCAGAGGGGAGTGCTCTGCTTTAGCCCCATCCCCTGTGCTGCCACACCCGGGTCACAGCTGGGGGGTGGGGCCTGCCAGGGTGGGGTGCATGGGGGGTGGAGCTGGGCAGGGTGGGGCCTGGGAGGGGGCGTGTCCCACCCGACTCAGCCCCTGGCAGGCTTATAGGGAGGTGGAGTCAGGTGGGGGTGTGGCTGTGAGTGGGTGGGGCTAGGCAGGGACCCTGGTTTGCGTGACCCCACCCCTCAGCCACACCTGGAAGGAGGGGCGTGGCTGCACCGAGAGGGCCGAGGGGTGTGGCCGTGAGATGGGTGTGGCCGGTCTGATCTCGCCCCACCCTCCCCCGCAGCCACCCGGAAGCGTGGCGGGGCGTGGCTGGACCGGGAGGGGCGCCGCGTGGCCCCGGGGGATGCAGTGCTGGTGGCTGGACAGCGCCCGGGGCGGGCCCGGTTCTATGGGCGCACTGACTTCGCCCCCGGTGAGAgggacccccccgggaccccccccaaactgggACCCCGCCCCAGACTCCCTCCGTAGGGCTGACCCCgagggaccccccccaggaccaACCTCCTTAGGCTCCCTCCCTGGGAcatccccctccccacaccctgGGACCCCCTCCCGGGACCCTGCCATGGGAACCCCGCCCTTGCgcaccccccccccagaccccctttGGACCCCTCCCCCCatgggacaccccccctccccccaacctgGGATCCCCTTTGGGACCCCCTCATGGGATGGACCCTGTGGGATCCCCCCACAATGGGAGCCCTCTGGGACCCCCTCCCacgctgggacccccccccgggacaccccccTGGGACTGACCCCCTGGgatgccccccctccccccaccatGGGATCACCCTgtaccccaggaccccccagggaGCACCCCCCAACCTGGGACACCCCCATGAGAACCCCCTCATAAGACCCCTCACCCTGGGACACTCTGCCCCCCATAGAACTCCCCcaacttgcccccccccccccccccagggtacTGGTTTGGGGTGGAGCTGGACTCAGCCGGGGGGAAACACGACGGCTCCGTTTTCGGGGTGCGGTACTTCTCCTGTCCCCCCAAACACGGCGTCTTCGCCCCCCCCTCCCGTGTGCAGAGGTaatgggacacacacacacacaacattgGGGAGACACACACATTGTGTGTGTGGGACattggggggacacagggggactTTGGGGgatattggggggtgggggggggtgggggggcagtgggggacAAGGAGGGGCATAGGGGGGGCAAGGGAGGGGTCAGGTCTCTGTCCTGTGttgtgcccccccgcccccccccccccaccatgacATTTACTGCCCTGCCCCCAGGGTCGGGGGTCCCAGGGAGGAGCCGGGGGATGGTGCCCCAGAAAAGAAGGTGCAGCAGGTCACCGGTGCGTGCTGATTGGCTGGTGGGAAGGGGGTGGGGCACTGCtgattggttggttggtggttGGGGTGCTGCCCTCGGGATTGGTTGGTGGACCCTCATGATGGGCTGGTGGGGGGGAGCACTGCTGATTGGCTGGTTGGTAGGGTGGGCTGCTTCTGATGGCTGGTGGGTAGCATGGAGCACTGCTGATTGGCCAGGGTGGGATGGATCGCTGCTGATTGGCCAGCAGGAGGAGAGCTCACTTCAGATTAGCTGGTGGGGCAGAGGGTTTTGCCGTTGATTGGGTAGCAGGGTGCAGAGCAGCCGATTGGCCAGCAGGAAGCCTATCCCCCTGCTGACTGGCTAGCgagacagcccccccccccaggtgtctGCTGATTGGCCAAGCTTTCCCCACCCACCCATTGGCCAGCTGGAGGGTGAAGCCTCCCGCTGATTGGCTGGCCGGACCCCGCCCCTATTTCCCCAACCGCGCAATGGCtagcaggggggtgggggggggggctgtgaccGTGTGTGTGTCTctcccgtgtgtcccccccgccccgtgtcccccccggatGTCCCCGCAGTGTCACAGCCCAAGCGCAACTTCCCGGCAGTGCGGACCCCGAAGGACATCACCTCAGAGAGCTCCTTCtccaggtggggggggggacacgacattTGGGGGCGtagggggggacatggggacacccccGGGTGGgtgtgtcccgtcccccgccCTGCCCCACGGTGACCCCTCTGTCCCCAGGTTACTCTTCTGCTGCTGGTTCCCCTGGATGCTGCGGGCTGAGATGCAGTCCTAACCCCGCCCCTCCCATCCCCCCGCCTCGCTGggcccctcccacccccccgccacccctcccccacccagtgccttggtcccctcccctccccccccggggaGACGTGATGTGACACCCCTTCCGCCCCCGCCCTGAACCCTGACTCCCTTTGCGCCAGGCTGTTCACTCTGGAACCTACTTATTACAGTGACAGGGTGGCAGGTGGGGTGAGTTGAGGCCAGCCAGCCCCTCCCCTGACGCCCATTTTGGGCTGTTCACCCTCGAACCTACTGATAACGGTGATGGGGATTTGCTGGTgccaacac harbors:
- the CLIP3 gene encoding CAP-Gly domain-containing linker protein 3 isoform X1, translating into MRAAPSPARRPRPQQAVAMTKEHGGDPPVGGAPTPDPPSPMVERRKKPMVHPAAPAPLPKDYAFTFFDPNDAACREILLDPRTTVPQLFAILRQWVPQVQHSVDVIGNEILRRGCHVNDRDGLTDMTLLHYACKAGAHGVGDPAAAVRLSTRLLALGGDVTLRSRWTHMNALHYAAYFDVPELIRTLLRAAAPRVLHSTCSDFSHGTALHIAASNLCLGAVRCLLEHGADPALRNSKGQVAAEVVPDPTDMALDKAEAALAARELRQLLLDAVPLSCSLPRVTLPNYDNLPGNLMLLCLGLQLGDRVRVDGGKVGTLRFCGTTAFASGQWAGVELDEPEGKNDGSVGGVRYFICPPKQGVFASVSKISKAEEQPPAASPPRSPPGPPARAPHKARKDKRATRKRGGAWLDREGRRVAPGDAVLVAGQRPGRARFYGRTDFAPGYWFGVELDSAGGKHDGSVFGVRYFSCPPKHGVFAPPSRVQRVGGPREEPGDGAPEKKVQQVTVSQPKRNFPAVRTPKDITSESSFSRLLFCCWFPWMLRAEMQS
- the CLIP3 gene encoding CAP-Gly domain-containing linker protein 3 isoform X3 — encoded protein: MRAAPSPARRPRPQQAVAMTKEHGGDPPVGGAPTPDPPSPMVERRKKPMVHPAAPAPLPKDYAFTFFDPNDAACREILLDPRTTVPQLFAILRQWVPQVQHSVDVIGNEILRRGCHVNDRDGLTDMTLLHYACKAGAHGVGDPAAAVRLSTRLLALGGDVTLRSRWTHMNALHYAAYFDVPELIRTLLRAAAPRVLHSTCSDFSHGTALHIAASNLCLGAVRCLLEHGADPALRNSKGQVAAEVVPDPTDMALDKAEAALAARELRQLLLDAVPLSCSLPRVTLPNYDNLPGNLMLLCLGLQLGDRVRVDGGKVGTLRFCGTTAFASGQWAGVELDEPEGKNDGSVGGVRYFICPPKQGVFASVSKISKAEEQPPAASPPRSPPGPPARAPHKARKDKRATRKRGGAWLDREGRRVAPGDAVLVAGQRPGRARFYGRTDFAPGYWFGVELDSAGGKHDGSVFGVRYFSCPPKHGVFAPPSRVQSVTAQAQLPGSADPEGHHLRELLLQVTLLLLVPLDAAG
- the CLIP3 gene encoding CAP-Gly domain-containing linker protein 3 isoform X2 translates to MRAAPSPARRPRPQQAVAMTKEHGGDPPVGGAPTPDPPSPMVERRKKPMVHPAAPAPLPKDYAFTFFDPNDAACREILLDPRTTVPQLFAILRQWVPQVQHSVDVIGNEILRRGCHVNDRDGLTDMTLLHYACKAGAHGVGDPAAAVRLSTRLLALGGDVTLRSRWTHMNALHYAAYFDVPELIRTLLRAAAPRVLHSTCSDFSHGTALHIAASNLCLGAVRCLLEHGADPALRNSKGQVAAEVVPDPTDMALDKAEAALAARELRQLLLDAVPLSCSLPRVTLPNYDNLPGNLMLLCLGLQLGDRVRVDGGKVGTLRFCGTTAFASGQWAGVELDEPEGKNDGSVGGVRYFICPPKQGVFASVSKISKAEEQPPAASPPRSPPGPPARAPHKARKDKRATRKRGGAWLDREGRRVAPGDAVLVAGQRPGRARFYGRTDFAPGSGVPGRSRGMVPQKRRCSRSPCHSPSATSRQCGPRRTSPQRAPSPGYSSAAGSPGCCGLRCSPNPAPPIPPPRWAPPTPPPPLPHPVPWSPPLPPRGDVM